From the Helianthus annuus cultivar XRQ/B chromosome 17, HanXRQr2.0-SUNRISE, whole genome shotgun sequence genome, the window CCTTGCATACTGgtaaacaattcaaactcctttttcagcaaaGATGCTTTACTTCTGAGCATTTCTGTGCTTCCTTCAAACTTTTTCTTAAGTGCTTCCCATATCGAAAATGCACTtccatcatgctgaagcaaaacaaatatatcctctttaacTGCTTGTTGTAAaagacttatcatcattttctctcctttatagCTATCTCTCTCTTTGTCTGAAAATTCCGAGATGATTTTGTCAACATTCAATGCAGACTGTGGTCTAACATACTTggtttcaatactttcccaagctctcagatggtttgcctgaacccaattctcaaaacgattTTTCCAGCCATGGTACTCTTTAATTCCCATAagttttgggggtttttgcaaagttccggTTTTGTTTTCTGCATTCACGTTTTGGGCAATGACAGCCGGAGTACTCGGGGATgtggcaaatgcgttgtagaagtcttctgtaacaccccgtgttttcgaatgtcaaagtcaaagtccaagtcaactttgacttctttgactgttaatggtcttttcttatttttgtattatgtggagtaagtgttgtccaaataaaatgatcgaatgttcaatcaatgcgaccgatttacgactgtgaatagtaggaagtaacaatgcgataaagttaatcaatcgataatcaagtaatcaaatcaatcatcgaacttgAACCACGAAtaatgcgaattttggtattaatatatgtgtgtgtgtgccttatgtgttacttgtgcatgtttactttatgttttgtgtggtattcaatcgaatcaatcgaaactcgaatcgaaactcgaaaggcaatcaaactcaatcgaaaccgacatcgaaacgtgaattatagatgattgtatgttagatatagtagttgggactgaaagtaatttggctagaaactctatcgtattcgtatcatcgtccatcgaaatcgaaatatcgaaaatcgtcgctaAACACTCGAAAAGgggttcctgatcgaacaggaatcactgatcgaacaggctagccgatcgaacatgctgttagATCGAGCAGCCTAGccgatcggagatcctggccgatcggctaccactttcctcttttggagcctataaatagccctgtcattgtcactctttctacttttggaaagctctgaccgaaccagcccttattcttcaccttttctcagatttctctcaactccggtaagttttcactctaattcttgtacattttttatcattacatgactctacacctttctatctttcaaaacttgatttctaaccgtgaaatcaccaagatctaagtgttcttgggtgatgtcatcatggtgttcttgaagaataccatactttggcctcattcaaccatggaatagcttatatctaaccgatttccacataaacaaacaaggagatctttcatagatctaaacattttcacatAAATCCAAACCCTTTCAGGAggataaaagagttgaaagaaatagATACAAGTTTTCTcaatcttttacactcaaaaccttaaaacggATAGAAACGaagctcgaaccaactaactgaacattctaacagtcaagaggttcaaggttcggattctatctacgaggttcaccgatttcgggttaaacatcaaactaccattccgaacaagttcaccggccggacttgggtgattcctgtccgaaccggtgcagcaagtaagaacccacgttctatggtATAACTCGTCGTCGAAATacctcaaaatcatatcaaaacaaccaaaacagctaagtgttagacgaaaggccgaccaggtcagaaatgctggccgaacggctaggctgttcgaacgaacagcccagccgatcgaacataccagccgatcggccgggccagccgatcggctagcacatggtcccacacttttcaaaACTTCATGAAGTATGATATTGACGAAGtggtgttcgatcgaatatgctactcaattggtaaacattactcttcaaatcatgagatactatgcttcagcacttaatcgattttgcaactcgttcgtagtatggagtgccagccgatcgaataggctgttcgatcgagtgacatcctgctgagaactacttctgaagttcctagccgatcggttaagctggccgatcgaacagaccgttcgatcgatcgacctgaaaggtaagaacacttcaatgttctcaaatactacaacgaaaacttcaaaagttcaaaccatcatacacaaacacatcagaggaagaaacaatccactcgaatggcccagccgatcgagcctaccggccgatcgaacaggactgttaaccgaacgaacagccctttcgatcgaacctgctgttcgatcgaccaggctattcgatccattcacacttgtttacatttccgcgttactcatcattatgctatcgaactattcaggctaaccctactctcagcgctcccttcaatccataatcaatcactgtgagtatactcgaatccctttttgctttagcacttttgggtgttacatacgttacttatcaaaatcacaatcgaacacactattcaaactatttgaacgctaactgattgcatgtattacgtgactaaatgtatgcttgttgttatgtttacacgtggaatgctgtctacctgccttagcaacgtagtactatagtttggactcagcacccgttcgcacgggggttgttaaggacaattacttgcatggattacggtggtaatcatgtattgcgaactgtctcggacagtcaacccgcagttgttggtatcgataggtccatgtcgataattaacatgcatcatttccctctgtgtacgtgctggttatgcgtaaactattcgaactctatatgctattatcaaacttgtatgctcacctttacattttatgtattgacattattttaacgtatgtgacaggtgtttaagatatttgcttgctagggaagtgaagctagaataaagctttagaggccctcaacaaatagttgtctatcaggaacaagcaactaggTCATAGTTGtatgtagatcttgtcaggctgggtcttagaagcattgaacaatatttacttatgttaaatctgagttgtcggaacagaactacttgtttggatgttatctgtaataatgtatttgtttattcgggatacggtatgggacgtatctttaactgaattatatagatagttgttatggaaacttctggacaatctgtttcgctcagtgccatgccccgatgattccgccgtcggttggggtgtgacatcttcttccatgattcctTTAAAAAGTTTCACAAACAAACACTTTTACATAACAATACAATTCAAGCGGAATAGCCTATTCAAACGGAGTCAAACTTTCAAACAAAATctcttttcaagcggaatatcctcttgaagcgaaatcaccaatttgaagcgaaatcagtaCAGTTTGGAAcggaatcactgatttcgcttgaactttcaagcggaatagcaactTTGAAGTGGAATCAGACTATTTCAAGTGggatcactgatttcgcttgaaaaactCAAGCGGAATAACAACTTTGAAGCAAAATCAGAAAGTgctcgttcaagcggaataacctttttagtccatttttaccacttttaatccgaattttgTTCTGTAATTcacaagggtttgttaaaacacggTTTTACACAATATGTGAGAAAatgagccgattttaaccgtgaaaattgttaattttgaaaagaaggtgtagaaaacagaaatttcAAGCTGAATCGATAAGAACtcctcttcctgagctctgataccacttgtaggatcgtgttgtgACCcaaaacgagtcaatcagaggagttttaatctgtttcagaggcggaaacaaagaaacagatGTAGAAAACAACTTAATTCCCTTTAAaatgccttgtatattgattagaaactgattacaatcagacggcacttcggcagcacttcggtaccagAAGAATGAacagttacaaatgatttcgcttgaagtgatatatatataggcaagggattccgcttgaaagtgacagaaaacatttcaagcggaattagatacttgtgatttcgcttgaaacagtcACATGTCATTTCAAGAGGAATCATCACCTCTCAAGCAAAATCAGCTTCAAACACACCTaaacctattttctcgtacaacatgccctgatctaacaatctagtacaagactagatacaagacgaagtcgacagatgtatgcaccaacatcaCGGTTCCCGTTCGACACCATTCTCGCGGCCTCATAGTCTAGTTCGAGCAATTTAGTGTAAGTTTTCCAAGTTCAAATCCTAAGTAACTAGCTTTCATAAATATCTTTCTTATCTAGTCGCTTTTATGATCAAAACTAGTCGCGATCCGCAAAAATCAAGTCTCTAGCATCGCGGAAAGCGAGCACGAGTTCTTTGCCATCTCATCTATTGAAAGCTTCCTCGCTTGCCTTTGTAAGAGATTTGATTGGTCACCACTTGGAGTTGACGTCTCAAACCACAAGGAGATTTGATTGGTCACCACTATGTGTTATAATTTTCATTTCATTTATACACTTTTCCTTTCTCATTTCATCAATTAACCCTCTGTTAGGAGACCCATACCAGAAACGCAGAACGGCACGggtcatgtttgtttgataacaCTTTTGACACTTTGACTTCGACAGTCAACAACAGCTTAACACAACAGTAACTAAAAACAACAGCAACTTAATTACAGTTGCAGCTTCAATAACAGTTGACTATTTGTTTAACAGTCAAACTATTAAACATGTTAAACAGTTAAACTGTAAATAACAGTTGACTGTTAATAACAGTTAAACTATTAAACGTGTAACAATTAAACTGTTAATCTATTATCTTGCTATGTATTAAGTTATTAACATGTTATATGGATATATAAATAGACAAACTTAAACAAACGTTTATAAATGAAAGTAAAAGACTAAACGTTCACAAAACAAAATGACCAGATCAGCATGCGCGCGTGCAGACCGGGTCAGCGCGATGCACACGACCGGGTCAACGCATGCACGTGCATAAAACTGTTAAACATGTTTATTTAGACCGTCAATCTATTAAACCGTTAAACTGTAAATAACAGTTGATTGTTAAACTGTTAATAACAGTTAAACTGTTAAACGTGTAACAGTTAAACTGTTAATCTATTATCTTActatatattaaattattaacATGTTATATGGATACTACGAACAAACTTAAACAAACGTATATAAATGGAAAAGAATAAACGTTCACGAGACTAAATGACCGGATACCACACACCTCCACCTACACCCAACTTCAACCACACACCACCACCCTACTTCAACCacacaccgccaccaccacccaacTTCAACCacacaccgccaccaccacccaacTTCAACTAcacaccaccacctccaccaaaCGTCAACCACATACCACCACCCAACTTCAACCACACACCAGCACTACCAGCTCTCCTACACTGTGATCAGTCACTCGTTCCGGTTCTGACCGCGGTGACTGTCAGATTATCAGCGGTTATCCTCATATGTCTTGTTCTCCTTCTCTTTGGTGTATGGTTTTTGATTGTTTGGCTGAGATAAAGCAACAACGAAGGAGGTCTGCAATCACCGCCTCCACCTCTGTCTCCGCCTCTGCCTCCACCCCCGCCTCCGTTTGGTGGTCATGGTTCCTCAGTCTCACATCCAACCAGTGCTTCGACGTCGACTATTTATTCATCTGCTACATCGAGACTTCCGATTCAAGGTGGTCTGGGATCATCCCAACCAATTCATTACACTGGAGATAGCCTTCGGGCCTCTACCAACTCCTTTGCTAATGAAAACGTCATTGGTGAAGGAGGTTTTCATAAAGTGTATCCAGACGAACTTTCAGGGGGATTAATGGTCGCAATTAATGTCCCAAGCAGACATGGAATTTCCCAACATGATTTTGATAGagaaataaacttgttttcgggggttagacatgaaaatattattcCCTTGCTTGGTTTTTGTCGTGGCCCACAGTTGCTTGTTTATGGTTATGCTCCTAACTCTGATTTGCGTCATCATCTCCATGGTATGCAATCAATGAACTGATTAATTAAAGTAATCTGTGTTGTACGTTATTGATCATTTGATTTAATGCGTGTTATGTTATAGATATACAAGTGATAAAGCCTCCTTTGAATATAACCTATCGAGTGAACATAGCTATAGGTATCTATTTGATAACGCAAGGTTAGAAAAAATAAACATAGAACACAAACTAACCGAACCGATATCAACTTGACAACATTGGTAACGGTATCAATAtttgtttttaatcttttcgatCGATGTAAGGTTTTCTCTTTTGATTACTATAGCGAGTGCCGATACTATAACGAACCGAACCAATACCGATCGAATTTTCGCCTTGAAACGCAAGGGAATCTAACTTGCCCCATCAGAATTTCAAAAAATTATGAATGATATTACTCATGAAAAGAAAAGTGGGAGATCCTAAAGAGGGCCTGCATAAGATATGTACAACTTAGAATGGATTCATGATAGTATCTTGAACCCCTTAGATAATTGAAGGTTGATATGTCAGAAATTTCTTTAAATGATGACAACACACTTCCACTTATTCCAAACCTTAGCAGGCCTACATTGTTGGAAACTACAGTACACTTAACTTTAACCTTAACCGGTAGTGGATATTATACAACGGGAATGGATGCATGATAGTACCTTGAACCCCTTGCACAACTGCAAGTTGATATGTCACAAATTTCATGTTCATTCATTGTTGGAAACTACAGTACACTTATTGCTTTTAAGTTCCTTTGTTCATACTTCAATGCACCCGTTTGACTAAACTTTATGCTATTGATGTTTAGTTATTGATAAGCTATTTTTATAGTATGTCTTTAATCGGAAGTAATAGCATCCGTATATTAGACATGATTATATTGTGATTATATTGTGATTATTGTAATTATTCTATATCCATATTTAGCCTGTATCTCTGTATTATATATTGAGAAGGATATCAATGAGAAGGATCACGGTTCATATTATTTCATGGCATCACGAGTCTGGGTTTTCCTTCTCTAAACCCTACTCGCCACCTTCCCCCTCTCTTGCTTCTTCGATTTCCTCTTCCCTGTTACTATCTCCATGGGGGACGACGCCCTAACCTCTTCCAACACCCCTCCCATCACCATCAAATCAGAAATCCACCCCGCCACCACCGTCACAAATATCAAAACCTTAATCCCCTTCACCCTAGAAATCGAGTCCAGTCAATACTCATCCTGGGCAACCTTATTCACCCTCCACTGCCGTGCTCACTTAGTCGAAGACCACCTCAAAGCCAAACCAGAGACCACCACACCCGAGTCATCCTTTACCTCGGCTACCTGGAATCGCTTGGACGCCATCGTTTTGCAATGGCTCTATAGTACGATCTCCAACGACCTCCTTCACACCATAATCGACAAAACTTCCACCGCTCATAACGCGTGGGTGGCTATCGAGAACCTGTTTCACGATAACAAGGCATCTCAGGCCATCTACCTCATGCAAAAATTTGCTAACACCCGACTGGACGGCTTCCCCAATATCTCGGCCTACTGTCAAGCCCTTAAAACGCTCTCCGACCAACTTGCTAATGTTGATGCCGCGGTAACTGATGAGCGGCTCGTTCTCCAACTCATCGCCGGTTTGAATGATCAATATGAGGGCATTGGCACCATCATCACTCAACAGCGACCACTACCCTCGTTTTACAATGCCCGCTCTCAACTTATTCAGGTTGAAACCCGCAAGAATGAGCAAGCCATGTTAGCCTCCAAAACCGCCTCTACCGCTCTCACCGCACAAACCCGTTCCACCACTGATTACACCCGGTCACCCACTGACTCATCCCGTGGCCGTGGCCGCTCTGGTCGTCGAGGCCGTGGCCGAGGAACCTATGGCCGTGGACGCTCCTTCCATTCAGCCTACTACCCACCTCAACCACACTACCCATGGGCATCCTATTGGCCCAATCCTCCTCAACACCCCTCGGCCCAACACCACCCTTACGGCCCACCTCCGCAGCCCAAATATTGGCCTGCTCCACTTTGCCCCTACCCTTCAACCAACCGGCCCAACTTTGCCACATCCCCACAGTCGCAAGCCGGCCTTCTCGGCCCACGTCCTCATAAGGCCCACACTGCATACAACCCTACTGACATCAACAGGCCTTATACACCATGTCGTTACAACAACCGGACCCCACTCAGTATATGGATACCGGCGCCACTGGTAACATGTCTCACGAGCAAGGTGACTTTCATACTTTTTCTAATTCTTGCATTTCTCAAAATATAATTGTAGGTAATGGTGATACTATACCGGTTCTTGGTCAAGGCACTAAATACCTACCCAAACCATACCCACCCTTTGTCCTTAAAAATGTTCTTTATTCACCCAAGCTCGTTAAAACCCTTATTTCAGTCCGTTGATTTACAACGGACAATTCTGTTTCTGTGGAATTTGACCCttttggttttcttgtgaaggacCTCAAGACCAAGACGCCGCTTCTTCGATGCAACAACAGCGGTGATCTCTACCCTCTGGTGCTCGGGTCTTCTACCACTCAACCTACTGCTTTTGCTGCCATCTCATCTCTCTGGCATCACCGTCTTGGCCACCCAGGACGGCCTGCTATGAATAAATTAAAAACTTCTAGCTCTATTTCTTTTGATAAACCTTTGAATAATATGACTTTTGCGTCTACTAATTTTTTGCGTCTACTAAATATGACTTTTAAACCCTTTGATATTGTGCATAGCGATGTTTGGACTTCCCCAATCATTAGCTCTTCGGGCCATAAATACTATGTGTTATTTCTAGATGACCTAACTAATTTCTTGTGGACATATCCTCTCACTAATAAATCCCACGTCTTCTCCTCCTTCTCTCACTTTGCTTCTATTATTAAAACCCAATTTGAATCTACAATCAAAACCTTCCAATGTGACAATGGCCGTGAATACGTTAATTCTACTTTCCAAAATTTTTTCACCACCAACGGCATTTTATACCGACTTTCATGCCCTATACATCCTCCCAAAACGGTAAGGCCGAACGTAAAATACGCACAATTAATAATATGATTCGGACCTTACTCGCCCATGCATCGATCCCCTCCCATTTTTGGCACTTTGCACTCGAAACCGCCActtatttactaaatatattgCCATCTCAACAAACTCAAAATAATACTCCCACCGAATTATTCTACAACACCACACCCATCTACGACCAGCTTCGTGTTTTCTGGTGCCTCTGTTATCCGCTAACACTGTTCACTACTATTCACAAGCTTGAACACCGCTCTAAGCCATGCGTATTTCTAGGCTACCCGCCTACCCACCGAGGCTACCGTTGTCTCGACCTTTCCACTAGCCAAATTTTCATCTCCCGTCATGTTGCCTTTGATGAGACGACATTCCCCTTCCAACAATCTATCGCCCCCGTTCCCACCTACGACTTTCTCGATGCACCTTTCCCTCACCACCTATATCCACACATCGCATCCTCATCCCCACCTTCTCCACCGCCTGTCACCAGTCCCAACTCACCTTTGGCCCATCAAACTCCCCAACCTATCGGCCCATCTCACCTTACCCAACACTCGGCCCCCCTTCTGCCCACTACCTCAGCCCAACCCAATCCTCAAACCACTACCCCAGCCCAACCGTATAATACCACTGCTACCCTAGCCCAACCGAATCATCCAACTGCCACCCCAGCCCAATCCGCTACCCCTACCAGCCCTACAGCCCACACACTTACCGGTCCACCACCTCCTATGACACCCGTACCCCCTGTTCCGTCATCCCAACCCACCACCCAACCAACTCGCACCGTCCACACCCGTTCCATGAGCGGGATCTAAAAGCCTAAACAACACTTCAACCTAACCACTACCTCCACCAAATCTCCCATTCGACCCATACCCAAGAACCCAACTGATGCCTTGCGAGACCCGGTATGGTTTTCTGCCATGACTACTGAGTTTAATGCACTAATTAGAAACGGCACATGGGAGTTAGTACCTCGTTCACCTAACATGAATATTGTCCGGTGTATGTGGTTGTTTAAGCATAAATACAGGTCGAACGGAACATTGGAGCGGTACAAAGCCCGATTGGTTTGTGATGGGCGATCGCAACAGGTGAGCATCGATTGTGGTGAGACATTCAGTCCGGTGGTAAAACCCGCAACCATTCGTACTGTTCTGTCACTTGCATTATCTAAGGGTTGGGCGGTTCATCAGCTTGATGTAACCAATGCTTTTTTACACGGGAACTTAAACGAAACAGTCTACATGTATCAGCCTATGGGGTTTCGTGATAGAAATTTTCCCGACCATGTTTGCCTTTTACGCAAGTCTCTATATGGGCTTAAGCAggcacctcgggcttggtaccAGCGTTTCACAGACTACGTTCTCAGCATGGGGTTTCATCACAGCAAGTGCGATGCGTCTCTATTTACATACAGTCAGGGTCTTGACACAACCTATTTACTATTATGTGTCGATGATATTCTGCTTATCACCTCTTCCGACGCTCTTCGACAACGTCTCTTGGCTAGTCTTGCAGCTGAGTTCGCCATGAAAGATCTCGGCCCTCTCAGTTATTTCTTGGGTATCTCAGTTTCTCGGCATGCGAACTCCATGTTTTTGTCTCAGCAGGCCTATGCTACTGATATTATTGCTCGTGCAGGGATGCAATCTTGCAACCCGGTTGCAACTCCGGTTGACACACACACCAAACTCAGTGCCACGCCCAGTGAACCATTTCATGATCCTACTTTATACCGCAGCTTAGCCGGGGCTCTCCAATATCTCACCTTTACACGACCTGACATCACCTATGCGGTTCAACAGGTGTGCATGCATATGCACGCCCCATGTCTCGATCACTGGCATGCACTCAAGAGAATTCTAAGATATGTGAAGGGCACTTCATCGTTTGGTATAACACTCGGTCCTTCTCGTGCCACCTCATTAGTGGCTTATACTGACGCTGATTGGGCTGGCTACCCTGACACCAGGCGTTCTACTAGTGGCTATTGCGTCTATCTTGGTGACAATCTAATCTCATGGTCATCCAAACGCCAAGCCACCGTATCTCGCTCCAGTGCTGAGGCCGAATATATAGGGGTGGCTAATGTTGTTGCTGAGATCTGCTGGCTCCGGAACCTGCTTCTCGAGCTCTCAT encodes:
- the LOC110924364 gene encoding pollen-specific leucine-rich repeat extensin-like protein 1; translated protein: MTGYHTPPPTPNFNHTPPPYFNHTPPPPPNFNHTPPPPPNFNYTPPPPPNVNHIPPPNFNHTPALPALLHCDHNNEGGLQSPPPPLSPPLPPPPPPFGGHGSSVSHPTSASTSTIYSSATSRLPIQGGLGSSQPIHYTGDSLRASTNSFANENVIGEGGFHKVYPDELSGGLMVAINVPSRHGISQHDFDREINLFSGVRHENIIPLLGFCRGPQLLVYGYAPNSDLRHHLHGMQSMN